The following DNA comes from Acetobacter oryzifermentans.
CAATCATCTGCTCAGCATCCGCTATACGGGTTCTTATGATCAGTCTGGCAATTATCGGGGGGGTGCGGGCATGGGCACCGTGCACTCCACCAATTACCTGACCTATAATCACGCCGTAACGGTGGGCCTGCACAAGGGCAACCATCTGGTGGCCATTACCGTGGGGCAGCAGGATACCCCGCGTGAGGGCTTTGCCAACCAGTATATGGACATGACCAACAACCGCTCCACCTTTGTAAACGGCAAATATACCGGATCATTTGACTGGGGCACGTTTGAAGCCCGTGGCTACTGGCAGCGCATTACCCACGCCATGGACATGCTGGCGGACAAGGGCGGCCATTCCGCCACCACCGGCATGCCCATGAACAATGACTCCCGTCTGGCGGGTTATTCGCTCAAGGCCACCATACCGCTGGGGCGTTTCCACACGCTCAAACTGGGCAGCGGGTTTGACCATGTGGGGTTGAATGACTGGTGGCCCCCGCTGCAAGGTAGCATGATGATGGGGCCAGATACCTACCACAACATCAATAACGGCCACCGCGATCGGCTGGGCCATTACGCCGAGTGGGAAGCCCACTGGACGCCCCGCGTTTCCACCTTGCTGGGGTTCCGCAATGATCTGATCATGATGAACACGGGAAACGTAGCTCCCTATTCATGGACCGGCATGATGAACATGACGGATGCCATGGCGGCCCGCGCCTTCAACGCCCGCAACCGGGAGCGGACGGATGTGAACTTTGATGTCACCGCCATGGCCCGCTGGAAGGTAACAGACAGCTTTACGCTGGAAGGCGGCTACGCCCGTAAATCCCGCGCGCCCAACCTGTATGAACGCTATGCGTGGGGCCGTGGCACCATGTCTTCCAGCATGATCGGCTGGTTTGGCGATGGTAACGGCTATGTGGGCAACGTGGATCTGAAGTCAGAAATCGCTAACACGGCCAGCGTGACGCTGGACTGGCATGACCCCACTGCCGCCAACAGATGGGGCCTGACGGTGCAGCCCTATTACAGCTACGTGCGCAATTACATCAACGTGGTGCAGTTGAGCACCTTCTCCAACGGGCACCATCTGCTGCAATTTGCCAATCACAACGCTCAGACCTACGGCATTAACGCCTCTGGCCATTACACGTTGTGGGACACGGCGCAATATGGCAAGGGTGAAGTCACCGGTGTGCTCAACTGGGTGCGTGGGCAGGATGAGGTCACGCATTCCGGCCTGTACCACATGATGCCGCTTAACGGTACGGTGGCGGTGCATGAAACGGTGGGACACTGGACAGGCCGGGTGGAGATGAACTTTGTCAAACCCAAGGACACGGTGGACTGGCTACGTGGCGAACCCCGCACTGCAGGCTACGCCCTGCTGAACCTTGGCGGCAGCTACACGTGGAAGATGCTAACGCTGGATGCCGGAATTGATAACGTGCTCAACCAGCCCTACTATCTGCCGCTGGGTGGTCTCTCTCTGGGCGATACACGCTATATTGGCACCACTCGTGCTCTGCCGGGCATGGGTCGCTCCTTCAATATAAGCCTTTCCGCCACGTTTTAAGACCATACATTCTCTGCCTGCGCAGAAAGAGAGCCTACAGGCAGAGAGTGAAAGTGCCTTTATGGCGGTTACGCACCTCCCCGGTTCCAGTTCAACTTAAGACCTGATATTATGAGGACGCTGGCACCGGTGTGGTCTGTGCAATCAGATGGAGGGTTCGAAGAACTCTTATTTTGGTAAGGTTGGCTGGTATTTTTCGAGTTTTGGCATACTGATTGATGATTTCTGCGATGGCATCTGATCTGCGTTTTGAGCAAGGAGAAGGCTTCCTGCTCTGGACTGCTATGCTGTGGCACTGACCCGTTCCAGAAAGAGGAAACGTCGCATATTGTAGATGATATTGGTCAGCCCGATCCTCATGGTGGCCCGTATGATACCGACAGTTCGGATGAATAGTCCGGTCTGTGATTTCTGATCTGCAAAGACATGCTCAACGCGTGATCAGATCACGGACTTGCCTGCATCGGATCGCTGAATATGACGGAGTCATGGGTTGGGGCGCGGCTTCTTCCTGGGAACCTTCGAGACGAAACCCTCTTTATCTATGAAGTCTTCATTGGCTTTTGAATGATACGATTTATAACCAAAGAATGGGATGGCCAGATATGTTGCGGGTATACTCCTGTCAGAAAAATTCTGCCCAAAAATATTTGCGCAAATCATGTATTATAATAACATAAAAAATATTTGTAATTTAAGATGCCTTTTTGTAACAAAAACACGTTAGATAATGTGCACATATGGAAACAAGTAAGGGTCTTACGTCATGTCATTACGAGTCAGATTTGATCCTGAGTATGTTGGAGAACAAATCGGACAATTATGTTTTGAAGAAAATCGTAATGTACAAGAATTAGATTTATACTTAGCTGGCGCAGCTTATGCTGTATGTTTGTCTTTAGGAAAAGAAAAGCCTTGGAAACAAAAAGATTTTGTTAATATTGGTTTATCTATTGTTCGTTCCGGAACTAAAAGATTTCTTGATCTTACAGAAAAAAACATATTGGTAAACTCGGTTCCACAAGAAAATGATATGAAGTATATGAAAAATTATGTGGGAAAATAAAAAGTTTATTTTCTGTATTTTGATTGTTTCGAATTTTTCTGACTCCGATGCTTTTGCCAAAACTGTTAAAGATATCGTTGTAGGGAAAGTTATTATCCACCCTTTTGCACAAGATCAACTCGAGGTGGGTAGTAATATACATGGCAATCAGCACTCTTCTCCATCTGCTAGTGGCCCTCATATCCGTAACGGGGTAAGAATTAATATAGCTAATCAGGTCAAGATCGGTGCCATTTGGGACTTTGGGGCGGCTCCCGGTGGACAAATGCGTCTATTCGAAGGTGCTGCCAGCTATACTGGTTTGAAACATTTTCAATTTTCTGTCGGAGTGTTCAATCCGAGTTTTGGACTGTCATCAATGCAGTCCAGAGGTGATAGCATTTTTCCTGAACGGGCAAGCGTTGCAACAATTACCCGTGGACTTGCCGCCGGTGCAAATCGTCAGGCAGTGCAAGCGTTATTTTACGGAAATTACTATCATTTAGCCATTTCTGGAACGGCTGGGACAGCTGGCCCGGGAAAAGACGGTAATCAAAGAGCAATTGTTTTTAGATCTGTGATTCTACCGATACATACCCAAGAATTCCTTATGCATGTAGGTATATCAGGTGAGTGGGTTTTTCGACCGTCTCATAAAAATTCTATGGAAGAAGGTGTATCATTTTCAGATACACCTGAAAACGACGATGGATTAAATGATAAATATATAAAGACAGGTAATATTCCAGCAAAGAGCTCTGGTGCTTTTGGTTTAGAGGGAGCTGTTGCATGGAAGAAACTATTAATAAGTAGCGAATACTATAATTTAATTGTTAATGAAAATAAAAACTCTAGAATAAACCGTCAAAATTTTTATGGATGGTATATTACTGCGGCATATACATTGGTTGGAAAGCCGCGAGCATGGAAACCCACATCTGCAAGTTTTGCTTCTCCATCATGTGATCAGAAAGTCTCTACCCTCTGCCATGCCATGGGAGTCATAGAACTGGCGACAAGGTTTTCTCAAATGGATTTAGAAAATAGTGATGTATCTGGGGGCAAGCAAAATATATGGAGCGTAAATATAAATTGGTATCCCTTGGATATCATACGAATTTCTTTGGATTATTCACACACAAAATATTACGAAAAAGAAAATTATCATAATTTTGATAGTATTTTATCAATGTTCCAAGTGTATTTTTAATTAAACTTAAGTATTTGTTGTGTAAATGGTTATAGGGGGCAGGTAGTGAAGCTGGAGGGTTCGAAAAACTCTCTGGTTTTAGGTCTCTCTCTGTGATTCCCTCTTTTGTGTGATGATTGGGGGGATGGCTCATGAAACAGTCTGGTTTTTTTGATGTTGAAGAGCGGCTTGCTCGGTTGAGTGGGCTTGGTGACCAACTTGAAGCATTTTCCCGGACTGTGGATTTTGAGGCGTTCCGCCCTGATCTGGAGCAGGCTCTGGCCTATTCAGACAGGAGCAAAGGCGGCCGTCCGCCGTTTGATCCGGTGCTGATGTTCAAAATCCTAGTCATCCAGACGTTGAACAATTTGTCTGATGAACGGACAGAGTATCTGATCAATGACCGTCTCTCTTTCATGCGCTTTCTTGGTCTGGGGCTTTCGGACCGCGTTCCGGATGCCAAAACGATCTGGTTATTTCGTGAGCGTCTGACCGAGGCAGGCGCCATCCAGCAGTTGTTCGAGCGCTTTGACGCCACCCTGCGTAACGCTGGGTATCTGCCGATGTCCGGCCAGATCCTGGATGCCACGCTGGTGGCAGCGCCAAAGCAGCGCAATACCAACGGGGAGAAAGAGGATCTTCGTGAAGGGCGGATCCCACAGGACTGGCAGGACAAGCCGGCAAAGCTGTCCCACAAGGACAGGCACGCCCGCTGGACGCTGAAGTTCACGAAGGCAAAGCGGCAGGAGGACGGGACGCTCCCGGCCACGGACCTCGCCATTCCGTTCTTTGGTTACAAATCACATGTTTCTATCGATCGAAAGTTTCGACGCGGAAATCTCACAGAAGGGTTGTACATCGGGTTAGATTATGAAAAAGTCTGTTTTGCACAAAAGAAATTTCCATAATCATCAAGAAAACCCGATGCAGACAGAGTGTAGCGCAGGCGCGTATGAGTTTCCAGCCTCCTGTGGACGGCGTGTTGTGGCCCGTTTTGACGGGGGTCGCATGAGTTCGGATGGGGGCGTCATTCTGGTGAAGCAGGCTGATGACATTCTGGGTCTCAGCCGCCGCTTTGCTGCCTGTTTTCGCGATAAGCGGCATCCTGCCTTTGTGGAATACCGGGTTGAAGTGAATTGCCCCGGGTTTTGTGGAGACAGAAAGACCCGTGAGGTAAGAAGAATTCATGAGCAATAAATCGAAGCGTTTTCCGCCTGAGTTTCGTGACCGTGCAGCCCGCATGGTTCTGGAGGAAGAGAAGAACCATCCTTCGCGGTGGTCTGCAGTGATGATGATAGCGCCAAAGCTGGATATTCATCCTGACACGCTGTCAAAATGGACCCGTCTGCATGAACGTGCCAATGCGCCTGCGGTGAGTGACCTGCCTGATCGAGAGAAGATCAGGCAACTGGAGCGAGAGAACCGCGAATTGCGGCAGGCCAATGAAATCCTGCGTAAGGCGTCGGCATATTTTGCCCAGGCGGAGCTCGACCGCATCTTCAAGCCATGACACGCTTCATTGAGGAGCACCGGCAGACATATGGTGTCGGGTCAATCTGCAGGGTTCTGTCGATTGCACCATCTGCCTATTATGCAACTGTTGCCAGACAGAAAAATCCGTGTGTGCGCAGCCAGAAAGACAAAGAACTGTGCGATGACATCCGTAGAGTGTGGAATAATAATTTCTGCGTCTATGGAGCGCGCAAGGTCTGGCATCAGCTCAGACGTGAAGGCGTGGATGTCGCCCGCTGCACGGTAGAGCGGCTGATGCGCCGGATGGGGCTGAAAGGCGTCATTCGTGGCAAGGGGGTCAGAACCACACGGCCTGATCCGCAACGTCCGTGTCCGCAGGATCTGGTGCAGCGCCAGTTTCATGCTCCTGCCCCCAACAGACTGTGGGTTTCGGATTTCACGTATGTTTCCACTTGGCAGGGCTTTGTTTATGTGGCCTTCATCATTGACGTCTTTGCACGGGTTATTGTGGGTTGGCGTGTCTCCTCAACGGCTCATACCGACTTCGTACTGGATGCCCTTGAGCAGGCTCTGTGCCAGAGGCAGCCTGAGGGAAAAGTGACCCACCATTCCGACCGCGGCTGTCAATATGTGTCCATTCGCTACACGCAAAGACTGGCTGAAGCGGGGCTCGTTGCTTCTGTCGGCAGTGTTGGGGATTCCTATGATAACGCCTTGGCAGAGACCATTAACGGACTTTACAAAACCGAACTCATCTATCGGCAGGGGCCATGGAAAAACAGGGAAGCTGTTGAACTGGCAACACTTAAATGGGTCGACTGGTTCAATAATCGGCGGCTCCTGTCCTCCATTGGAAACATCCCGCCAGCAGAAGCTGAGGCACGCTTTTATGCACAACAGAAATCACATGCATTAGCCGCTTAAATCAGATAAAAAACGTCTCCACAAAACCCGGGGCAATTCACTCTAGAGAATCTGCAAAATATCTATCATTACACATTAAGTATTTATTATTTACTTAGGTTATATTCTGTTTCATCTTTGAATGCATCAGTGTAAAGACAGTAATTGATGATCCTAATGCGAAAATTGATGCCACAAGAAGTGCTACGGCAAAACCATAAGAGAAAGCATGATGTGCATGCTGAATGGCGATTTCTTGATTGGAACCCTCTAAACCGGAAATAGCACTGGGTAGATCACCGGCAACGATGGCATCGGCGAAGTCTGATGGATGATGGCAACCAGTGCCACATCCAAAGGCGGCAACCCATTTCCTTACCATTGTTGCGAGTATGCCGCTAAGCATGGCAAAACCAAGCAAAATCCCGGAAAATCGTGAAGTCGTACTGATCCCTGACGCCATGCCAGATCGTTCTTTTGGCACAACACTCATGATAGCTTTTTGTGTTTCCCCATTGAGAAGGCCGCCCCCACTTCCAATGACGACCATGCCAGCCATAACAATGATCCATGATCCGACATATGCTCCCCATGCTGTTATTCCATTGCCAATGGCGACGCATGACAGACCACCGGCTAGAATACCGCTCGAAGAGATATGGCGTTCCAGAAGACGTCCAATATGTGGGAAAATCAACATTGCCAGGGCAAAAGGCAACATGGCGAAGCCGGCCTGAAGTGCTGAGCGGCCTAAGCCGTTTTGGAGAAATAGCGGAAGCATTGAGGCCATAACCTGAGCGGATGCTGCATAAGCAAACATCGCCCAGACAGCTCCCAGAAAACGGGGATTGGAGAATAGGCCAAGATCTAACATCGGACGTGATTGGGCACGTTCAGATGCTATGAAAATGCCTAAGGAGATACTTCCTCCAATAAAACCATTCAGGGCGTTCCATGAGGTCCAACCGCTTGCCTGACCGTTAATCATTCCCCACGTCAGACCGAACATGAATGCAGCGAAAAATATAATCCCGACCGGGTCCAGTCTTCGGGCATCAGTATCACGTGATTCTTTGACCAGAATAAAGACTGCGCCAGCAAGTAGGACGCAGATTGGAATATTGATATAAAACGCCCACCGCCAACCGAGCGCATAGGCAATAATACCACCAATAATAGGAGCAAGAACCATGGTAAGGCCCATGATACTTCCCCAAATGGCCCATGCGCGGTTCCGTTCATCTGGATTATGAAACGTATGTCCGATGATCGCTAAAGCAGGTGCTAACAAAAATGCAGCACTTACGCCCTGTAAAGCACGGGCCAGATATAGTGCTGTGGCAGATGGGGCGGCTCCGCAAAACAACGAGGTAAGGGCAAATGTCGTAATTCCAATCAGATAGATGCGACGGCGTCCATACCGATCTGCAATGGCTCCAGCGGGCAACAGGAGAGATGCGAAGCACAGAACATATGTGCTGATAACCCATTCAATATCCGCGAAACTTGCACGAAACTCGCGAGCAATGGTTGGCAGGATGATTGCCACCACATTGGTATCAAGCACAGTCAAGGCACAGCCAGTTGAAGCCGCCAGAAGGACAAATAACGGATTGGTTACGCGCGAGGATGTCATCGAGGTCCCCATCGCTTCACGATAGCATTAGAAGTTCCGATAATCAGTTCATCATGATTGGCTTGAAAGAGTTGTGTCATGGCGATGTTCCGTTGCAGAGCGCATTAGTCTGTAACGCTAGGTCATGCCTTGGTTCTCGTCATTGGTGGTTATTTTCGTTATTATTAGGTTTTGCCTAATAATGCGGGGAGGGGGATAGAGGAATGGAACTGAGACATCTCCGCTATTTTGTGGTCTTGGCGGAAGAACTTCATTTTACACGGGCGGCAGAACGGCTGAATATTTCCCCGCCCACTCTGACTGTGCAGATACAGGAAATTGAGCGCACATTATCAGCTCAACTTCTCAACCGAACAAAGCGTTCTGTGACGCTTACATCTGCGGGAGAGGTTTTCCTTTCCGAAGCACGGCGCGTGCTCAAACAATTTGCAACAGCGGAGAACGCCGGTCGTCGTGCTGGGCGCGGTGAATTGGGTCGGATAGAGATTGGTTATGTTGCGTCAGCTGCTTATACGGGGATACTGCAAGACCAGATGAACCAATTTACGCAGAATTATCCAGACGTGCTTTTAAAAGTACGTGAATTCCCCATGGATAAACTGCCTCAGTTGGTTGCGGACGGTGACGTAGATATCGGTTTTGTAAGGCTGCCTATGGCGATGCCACAGCTATTGAGTCACCATGTATTGATCCGCGATCACTTTTGCCTGGCACTTTCCGTGATTCCTGGTGTCGAAGAAAAGTCGGAAGGCCCGGTTACGCCGCACGAAATTGCCAACGCATCTTTTATATTGCCCGAGCAGGCTTTCGGCACATTTCAGGTCGCAAGTCGAGGTGGATTTACGCCCCGTATTGTTTCTACGCCAGGGAGCTTACTGGCTGTGTTGACACAGGTCTCAATTGGCAATGGTATTTCGGTTATTCCCAGTGCTTTACGAAGTGTCGTCAATTTGCCGGGCGTTGTTTTCCGCGATATTGTGGGAGAACCAATCGTTTCAGAAATTGCCGCCATTTTTCGCTCAGATGAGGTTGCACCAGCCGTACGTCATCTGATTTCTCAGATTCAAACAACAATAGCCTGAAGATTATCGGGATTTGGCATCCAGCCACGCACTGACTTTGTCGACGACATCATTTTCAATGCCAAAATACCCATGAGGTGTTAAGGAGCCACAATTCTTTTTTGATTTTGTTATTCCACCAGAAACCATGAACACGCGCACTTCAGGGCTTGCTGTCATGCCGGAAGCAATCTGTTGGGCGGCTTGAGGCGGTGCGACATCGCATCGATCATCTTGGTTGGCCACAATAAGAACAGGTACTGTCACTTTTTGCGGGGTTGCACTAAAAACAGTTTCCTTGCTGCCTCCCATGACTGATACAGATTCACTGAGCACGACACCTGCAATAGTTCCTGAAGCTGCATGCGCGGTACCGTTTACGGCAGCGATTGCGCCTTGGCTGGTTCCAAAAAGAAACACAGGCACTATTGCCTCTTCATGTGCAAAAGCAATGATACTTTGGATCAGTCCTGCATAGGTCGCGGAACTGCGCTGTCCTCTTAGATTAATATGATTGATTGTATCTGGAATAATGACTGCGTAGCCTTGTCTGTTCCATAGCCGGCGTGTTCTGACAACAAAGTTATGATCGTGTCGGATTACGCCATTTTTCCCAAGGCCAATATCACCAGAACCGCCAGGAAACATGATGATTGTTCCTCGGTGGGTTGCCGGGATGCAAAAGAGCACTCTTACGTAACCACCTCCTTTAAAAGGTATGCTGTAAACCTGTTCATTTATATCAGAACGTATGGTGCTGACAGAGTGTGACTGCTCAGGACGAGCATAAGCTGTCGTGCAAGGTATTATTAAAAAAATAATTGATACTAAAAAGACATATAAATATTCAAGCATTGCTCAGCCACAACGGAATAAGTTTCTTCATTTTTCTTACTTGTTCTAAAACAGATTTGCCACAAGGCAATAAAGTCTGAACTTGCGTGTTGTGCACAATGCTATGAGTTAAATCGTAGTAATGTGGAGACAATTGTTCTCACAGATAAGCGGCTGCGCTATGCATTGCATGGATTGTATGGGATGTAGTGCAATACAATCTTGTCGAATATATGGAAGCCGCCACGCATGTCAGCCTATCCTTATCTGGCTCACTGGAAAGAAGAAATCAGTCAAAGCCCGAATGCCATTTACCTGACACTTGCTGATGCCTTGGCTCTTTCCATCCGGAGAGGTGATTTGCGGGAAGGGGATAAACTTCCCCCGCAAAGAACGATTGCAGATTATCTTGGTACCAACCTGACAACTGTAACGCGTGCATTTACCGAGGCAAGGCGTCGTGGTCTCATTGATGCAACCGTAGGGCGGGGAACCTTTGTGCGCGTCGGTGCCGGTGAAAGCCATTGGCGCCATACCGGACCTGCGGTGGTTGATCTTACCATGAATCTGCCGCCTATTCCTCAGGATCCACCGCTCCAGCGTATTATTCAGAGTGATATCTCCGCTATCTTGAAGCAGCAGGATTTGAATAGTCTCATGTCCTACAGGGTAACTGGGGGCACTATTGAGGAGCGTCAGCTTGGCGCAAAATGGATAGCACCTGTTATCGGTCATCGGCGCATAGAAGAAGTTCTGGTTTCTCCCGGTGCGCAAAGCGCATTAGCAGCAATTGTCAGCACGCATACCCAACCAGGAGACGTGATTGTAACGGACCGTATTGCCTACCCAGGGATCCGAACCATTGCAGCGCAATTTGATCTTATTCTGGTTGGTGTAGACAGTGATGCTGAAGGCATGATGCCAGATCAGCTAGACCGAGTGTGTTCGCAACATCATCCACGACTACTCTACTGTATTCCCACCATTCATAATCCCACCACAGCGACAATGTCACTGCAAAGGCGCAAGGATATTCTCGCAGTGGCGCAGCGTCATCATTTGCACATTGCCGAAGACGATCCTTACAGCCTGTTGATGGATGAGCCACTGCCAGCGTTGGCAGCTCTGGATCATAGTCGGGTCAGTTATATTGCTACGCTTGCCAAAACATTGAGCCCAGGCCTGCGCACAGCCTACGTCGCCTTGCCGAATGCAGATATGACCCGGCGTGTGACAGCTGCCATTCGGGCGATCGCTCTGACAAATGCAGGTTTATTGAGCGCGCTTACTGCGCGGTGGATGCAAACGGGGCAAGCGGAAACGATTCTTCATGCCATCCGCAAAGAACTTCGCCTGCGGCAATCCATTGCGCGAAAGGTTTTAGGGGAAGGACACTGTTTAGGGGAAGGACACTGCATGAATCCGAACGGTCCACATGTCTGGCTGAAATTGCCTGATTGGTGGGGCAGTGCGGACTTTGTCGCTTATGCACGCCGACGTGGTCTTGCTCTGGTCCCCAGCACAGTTTTTACAATTAGTGGTGAGCCACCACAGCGCGCGCGCATCGCGCTTGGCAGCGCACCAGATGCAGCAAGTCTTGAAGAATCTTTAAATGGTGTGGTGTCCGTTCTTCAGCATAAGCGTTCTCCCGGTTTCGCCGATATTGTATGACATGGTTTTGGGTTTGGGACTCAACGGACTCATTTGATTTCGTTGAGTCTCGCCTGAATGTCCGAAAAACAAAAAAGTGCATCATTCACGAATGCGTGATTAAAAAATGACGATAAAACATATAGTTATGCGCGTCATTTGGAATTGTATGTCTTGAATATTATTTTTGTATGTTTCTGTATGCCTTTGTAAGACAATAAACTGTTAAACTTGTTTTATTTGTACTTATTTCTAAGTACATACAATATTTTGTCATTTGGTTATCCCGTGTCACGTTCACTTCGGCACAGCGGTCAGTTCCGGTTTCTGGCTGGAGATCGCATCACACGGGAGAGATATCATGCCAAAAGTCGAACATGCACCATATCAGGATGGTGATTGCTTCGTTAATTATGAAAACAAGGTTTTTGAAGACGTCAAAGCCAAACCAGGCGAAAAAGCTCTTATTACTTTTCATACCGTCGCCAATGAAGGTTCGGTTGGGTTTGTAAATCTGCTTCAGGCCACACGTCTAATCCGCAAAGGCTTTGAAACATCCGTTCTGCTGTACGGACCAGGTGTTACTCTTGGCGTGCAGCGCGGTTTCCCACGTCTGGGTGATGAAGCCTTTCCAGGGCACATGAACTGCAACAAGCAGATTGCAAAAATTATTGAAGAGGGCGGCAAAGTCTATGCCTGCCGTTTCGCGCTTCAGGCGCTCTACGGATACGGTGAGCAGAACCTGATCCCAGGCATCACGCCGATCAATCCGCAAGATGTGCTCGACATTATCCTCCTTGCGCGTCGTGACAACGCTTTCATCCTCAATACCTGGACTCTCTAAAGGCCAAAGGAAGGACCGCAAGCCATGTCACGTATCGTTCGCGCTGCTGCCATCCAGATCAGTCCCGTCCTCGGCGATGACGGTTTGGGGACAGCCCGGAAAGTCTGTCAGGCCATCCGTGAAGCCGCCGAAAAAGGTGTGAAGCTGGCGGTCTTTCCTGAAACCTTCGTGCCCTATTACCCCTATTTCTCGTTCATCCAGCCAGCTTTCCGTTTCGGCGGCGAACATCTGGAACTTTATGAACGCGCCGTCATCATTCCTGGTCCGGTGACGGACATGGTGGCCGAAACCGCACGTGATACCGGCATGGTCGTCGTGCTGGGCGTGAATGAGCGGGATTTTGGCACACTCTATAACACGCAGATCGTCTTCGACGCGACAGGTGAGATCCTTCTCAAACGTCGCAAGATCACCCCAACTTATCATGAGCGCATGATCTGGGGGCAGGGTGACGGGTCAGGGCTCAAAGTGGTGGAAAGTGCCGCTGGCCGCATCGGGGCATTGGCTTGCTGGGAGCATTACAATCCCTTGGCGCGCTACGCGCTGATGACCCAACATGAAGAAATCCACTGCGCCCAGTTTCCCGGTTCACTGGTGGGGCAGATCTTCGCCGATCAGATGGAAGTCACCATCCGTCATCACGCTCTGGAATCCGGCTGTTTCGTTGTG
Coding sequences within:
- a CDS encoding Nit6803 family nitrilase, with amino-acid sequence MSRIVRAAAIQISPVLGDDGLGTARKVCQAIREAAEKGVKLAVFPETFVPYYPYFSFIQPAFRFGGEHLELYERAVIIPGPVTDMVAETARDTGMVVVLGVNERDFGTLYNTQIVFDATGEILLKRRKITPTYHERMIWGQGDGSGLKVVESAAGRIGALACWEHYNPLARYALMTQHEEIHCAQFPGSLVGQIFADQMEVTIRHHALESGCFVVNATGWLTEDQIKDIARDPALEGPLRGGCFTAIVSPEGKLLAPPLTEGEGMVIADLDFALITKRKRMMDSVGHYARPELLSLLQDRRPARTVHYVGEADPVSTSTDEAAS
- a CDS encoding MSMEG_0572/Sll0783 family nitrogen starvation response protein yields the protein MPKVEHAPYQDGDCFVNYENKVFEDVKAKPGEKALITFHTVANEGSVGFVNLLQATRLIRKGFETSVLLYGPGVTLGVQRGFPRLGDEAFPGHMNCNKQIAKIIEEGGKVYACRFALQALYGYGEQNLIPGITPINPQDVLDIILLARRDNAFILNTWTL
- a CDS encoding aminotransferase-like domain-containing protein, with amino-acid sequence MSAYPYLAHWKEEISQSPNAIYLTLADALALSIRRGDLREGDKLPPQRTIADYLGTNLTTVTRAFTEARRRGLIDATVGRGTFVRVGAGESHWRHTGPAVVDLTMNLPPIPQDPPLQRIIQSDISAILKQQDLNSLMSYRVTGGTIEERQLGAKWIAPVIGHRRIEEVLVSPGAQSALAAIVSTHTQPGDVIVTDRIAYPGIRTIAAQFDLILVGVDSDAEGMMPDQLDRVCSQHHPRLLYCIPTIHNPTTATMSLQRRKDILAVAQRHHLHIAEDDPYSLLMDEPLPALAALDHSRVSYIATLAKTLSPGLRTAYVALPNADMTRRVTAAIRAIALTNAGLLSALTARWMQTGQAETILHAIRKELRLRQSIARKVLGEGHCLGEGHCMNPNGPHVWLKLPDWWGSADFVAYARRRGLALVPSTVFTISGEPPQRARIALGSAPDAASLEESLNGVVSVLQHKRSPGFADIV